ATTTAACCTTTTGCGTTTGTAAAATAGGCTATAATATAGTTACATTTAGCCCTTTTTAAAACTTATACCTTACACATGAAAAGATTACTACCCCTTTTAGCAGTATTATTGAGTGCAATAACATTTGCACAAACCCCTTGTCAAAATGGAAATGCTGGACCTTATCCGTGTAACGGATTGGACCTTCAATCGCGAATTGGCCTAAATGTTTTTGGAACTGACCGCGGAAACGATTCTTGGGGGTGGACTGATCCACAAGACGGAAAAGAATATGCCCTTATGGGCTTAGGAAACGGTACTGCCTTTGTGGATATTACCGATCCCGTAAACCCCATCTATCTTGGAAAGCTTCCAACACATACGGATCCAAGCACCTGGAGAGATATTAAAGTATATAACAATTACGCTTTTATAGTAAGTGAAGCTAGTGGACACGGAATTCAAGTTTTTGACTTAACGCGTTTGCGCAATGTCTCGAATGCTCCTGAGACTTTTACTGAAGATGCACATTACAACGGTTTTGGGCATTGCCATAATTTGGTTATTAATGAAGAAACCGGTTACGCATATGGAGTAGGCACAAGTTCCTTCAGCGGAGGCCCTCACTTTGTCAATATTCAAGACCCATTAAATCCTGTAGCGGCAGGTGGATTTAGCGGAGACAATTACTGTCACGATGCCCAAGTAGTTATCTACAATGGCCCTGATACAGATTACACTGGACGTGAAATCTTCTTTGGAAGTAATGAAGATAGAGTATCCATTGTAGATGTAACCAACAAGTCTAACCCAATTGGAATATCTAATGGTTTTTACAGTAGTGTAGATTATACCCACCAAGGCTGGCTTACTGAAGACCAGCGCTACTTTATAATTGGAGACGAATTGGACGAATCTGCGTTTGGATTTAATACCAGAACCATAATTTTTGATGTAACCGACCTTGACAACCCAGTAGTTCATTTTGAATATGAAGCCGATAATGAGGCCATAGACCATAATGGATACGTAAAAGGAGATGAGTTTTATCTTGCCAGCTACCGTGCAGGCTTAAGAGTTTTTGATATCAGCAATATTGGCGGCGAAGAAATGGTTGAAACTAAATTTTTTGACACCTATCCAAACAATAACTCTACAAACTTTGACGGAGCTTGGAGTGTTTATCCTTATTTCGCCAGTGGTAATATTGTAATCAGTGATATTGACAGAGGACTCTTTATAGTTAGGGATTCTTCATTAGGAGTAAATGAAAACGCCACTTCAAATTTTGCAATCTACCCAAACCCTGCAAAAGATATTGTAAATATTACGTCTAAAACAGAACTTATAAACCAAGTTGAAATCTTCAATATGCTCGGACAAAAAGTGTTGGATCTAAGTTTTGACCAAAATCTTTCAGAAAATGTGGATGTTTCAAACCTTCAAGCTGGTATGTATGTAATGAAGGTTAATGCTTCTACGACAAAACGATTGCTAATAGACTAAAAAAATTGTTTATCCCCATTATGCTAATTTTTAAAAACTCCAAATTAAAAGCACTTTCTTTACTGCTTACTATTCCGCTATTTTTATTTTCCTGTGGAAAGGATGATGGCAACGAGCCCGAACCAGAAATAAATGGCGAAATAGAGCTTGTGAAGACCTATGGGGGCAGCGGCATTGATGAAGCAGTTTCTATTATAGAAGCCAATGATGGAAGCTACATGGTGCTTGGCACCACGCGAAGCACTGATGGTGATGTAACAGGCAGAAGCGGTACCGACAGTGACTTTTGGCTCGTTAAAATTGCCAAAACTGGCGATATTATTTGGAGCAAAACCTACGGAGGCAGCGATGATGAAAGTGCCTCTCGCATAACCAAAACAAATGACGGTGGCTACCTTTTAAGCGGGTTTACTACAAGTAATGATGGAGACGTTTCTGAAAATGAAGGATTTCAAGATTATTGGGTGGTAAAGGTTGACGCAGCCGGCACTATATTATGGGAAGAAAATTTTGGTTTTTCTGGAAGCGACCAAGCCTATAAAGCTTTTCAAACTTCAGACGGAGGGTATTTTGTAACCGGCTTTTTTGACGTTTCCGCAAGTGGTGGGGGCGGAAATGACGTGGGCAGAGGAACCCTTCACGGAGTTGGTGAATTTTGGGGCATAAAACTCAAAGCAGATGGCACCAAAGAATGGCGACGTTACTTTGGGGGCACCAATAACGACAGAAGCTATGACGCTGTTGAAACGGATGATGGCGGTTTTTTAATGACAGGCACTTCAGAAAGCGTTGATTTTGACAAAACCGATCCGAAAGGAACTTATGATTATTGGGCAGTAAGATTGACAGCTACAGGAGATTTGGTCTGGACCAAATCTTTTGGCGGCAATGAGATAGACAATTCTTATGCCTCAATAAAAACCCAGGACGGTAACTATATTATGGTGGGAGACTCTAGGAGTGCCGACCAAGACGTGACTTCCCCCCGTGGAAATGCCGATGCATGGATGGTAAAATTTGATGACAATGGCAGTAAAATTTGGCAAAAATCGTTCGGTGGTTCACAATTTGATACCGCACATAGTATTGTGCAGCGTTCCAATGGAGATTACATTCTTTCCGGACACAGCAGAAGCAATGATATAGACTTAACAACAAATAATGGTGTTAACGATGCCTGGATTTTTGTAGTGGATGAAAACGGAGTCTTGAAATTTCAGAAAAGCATTGGCGGCTCCGGATTGGATTTTGCCTCGGAAGCTATCGAAACCACTGATAATAAAATTGTAGCAGTAGGTAATACAGAAAGCAACGATGTGGATATCCCAATGAATAAAGGCTCTAAAGATTTTTTATTAATTAAACTAAAATAAAATCAACATTTAAAAACCCATTAATTTAACCTATGAAAAAATTAGCTTTATTACTTATATTGGCATTTATTGCTTTTGGTTGCAGCAATAATGACGATGATTCATCACCTGAAGTCCTGGGATGTACCGATCCAAATTCCTTGAATTACAATCCAGATGCCACTAAAGATGACGACTCGTGTGTGTATGAAAAAAATGTCACTTTTGCATTTACACAAAATTGGGCAGGAACACCTGTGACTGCAGCTGATTTTAACTCATCAGTGTATCAAAATCAAGCTGGAAATTACCTATCTATTTCAAAACTTCGCTATTTAATTTCAAGAATATCTCTCCATAAAGCGGATGGCACAACAGTTGATTTTCTAGAATATAATTTAGTTGATTTAACCGACCCTTCAACTTTAACACTATCGCCAGCATTAAATGTGATTACGGGAGATTATACTGGAATTTCCTTTATTTATGGTTTTAATCAAGCAGACAATATGAGCGGAGCTTACCCAGACTTGAATGCCGCAAACTGGAACTGGCCATCAATGCTTGGTGGTGGATATCATTTTATGCAAATGGAAGGATCATTTGATGACGCAGCCGGAGCACCTCAACCGTACGCATATCACCATGGTACCGCAAGAGTAAGCGAAGGAGTTTTTGAGCAAAATTTTATTGCTTTTGAATTTGACCAAAACTTTACCATAACCGATGATGCAACCATTGAAATTAAAATGGATATTTCAGAATGGTATAAAAACCCACTCACTTGGGATTTAAATGACCGCAGCGTTGATTTAATGATGAACTATCTTGCCCAAAAAGACATGCAAAGAAATGGCGCCACTGTTTTTAGCATTGGTGAGATTACACAGTAATTAAAAATGAAGGAACGGTCCATGCAAATGTTTCGATTAATATTTGGATTGCTAGCCTTGAGCTTGGTTACAGCTTGTTCAAGCGATCCAGATCCCGTGGAACCTAGTGAAGACTATACACCCACTCCGAAACCATTGACCGTTCCTCCCATTTTTGAACGTTTATTGCCCCCCCCAACTATTCCTGCAGACAATCCCCAGACCGTAGAAGGGATTGCGCTGGGGAAAAAATTATTTTTTGACCCCATCCTCTCTGGAGATGGAACCCAAGCCTGCGCATCTTGCCACAAGCCGGCAAATTCATTTACCGACGATTTACAATTCAGCGTGGGGATAGATGGAATTGAGGGAACACGCAATTCTATGCCGCTTTTTAATATGGCATGGAATGGAAATGAAAAGTTCTTTTGGGACGGCCGTGCTACGAGTATTGAAGCACAAGCGCTAGAACCCGTAACCAATCCTATTGAAATGCACAATACCTGGGAAAATGCAGTGGCAAGTTTACAGGGCCATGCAACCTATCCCGAATTATTCTACAAAGCATTTGGAACGAGAAATATTACAAAAGAGCTAACCGCTAAAGCAATTGCGCAATTTGAGCGTACGCTAATTTCCGCAAATTCTCCATTTGACAAATATTTGCAGGGAGAAGGTACCCTTACGCCTCAAGAACTGAATGGTTTTCAAATATTCATGGATGAAACCCGAGGCGATTGCTTCCACTGCCACGGAAACGAAAACAGCCCCTTGTGGACCGATAATATTTTTCACAACAATGGTCTTGATGCAATTATCACAGACAAAGGTCTAGGCAATGTTACCGGAGACCCCAGCCAAGATGGATGGTTTAAATCTCCTTCTTTACGAAACCTGGCCTATACAGCTCCTTACATGCACGATGGCCGCTTTGCTACTTTGGATGAAGTGATAAACCATTATAGCGAAGGTCTTGTGTACTCACCAACAATTGATCCCCTTATGAAAGCGGTATCTCGAGGTGGGGTACAATTATCAGAATCTGAAAAAGCAGACTTAAAAGCTTTTCTTCTTTCGCTTTCAGACCCTTCGTTTATCAATAATCCAGATTTTCAGGATCCAAATTGATATTTTAAGCTTTTTCAGCTTTAAAGAATTACAAAACCTACTTGTTAATTATTGTTTAAAACTATTGCTCTATAGTTTTAAAATCCCGCATCTGTATGGTTAAAAGTGCGAATTGATGTATATTTGCCGTCTAATTTAGAATTAATCTACATATGGTTAAGATAAGCGAAAGCGCCAAAACAAAAATCGCGCAATTGATGGCGGAAGAAGGCTTCAATATTGCCGAGGATTTTGTGCGCGTGGGCGTGAAAAGTGGTGGCTGTTCTGGATTGAGCTACGAATTGAAGTTTGATCACAATTTAGGCGAAAACGACAAGCTTTTTGAAGAAGACCAAGTAAAAATAGCCATCGACAAAAAGAGCTTTTTATATTTAGTAGGCACCACTCTTGAATACAGTGGAGGCCTGAATGGAAAAGGATTTGTGTTCAATAACCCAAATGCAAATCGCACCTGTGGCTGCGGTGAGTCTTTTTCACTTTAAAAAAATTAATGAGGATGAGCAAGTATACCGAAGACGATTTAAAGAAAGAACTGGAAACCAAGGAGTATGAATATGGTTTTTATACCGATATAGAGTCTGACACCTTCCCGGTTGGATTGAACGAAGAAATTGTACGCGCTATTTCAAAAAAGAAAGAAGAACCCGAATGGATGACTGAATGGCGCCTGGAATCTTTCCGCTATTGGCAGGAAATGGTAGAGCCAGATTGGGCAAACGTACATTATGAAAAACCCAACTTCCAGAATATTTCCTATTATTCCGCACCAAACAAAAAGCCAAAATACAACAGTATTGATGAAGTTGATCCCGAACTGTTGGACACTTTCAAAAGGCTCGGAATTTCTTTGGACGAACAAAAAAAACTAGCTGGAGTAGCTGTAGATATTGTAATGGATTCTGTTTCGGTTACAACTACCTTTAAAAAAACCTTGGCGGAAAAAGGAATTATTTTTTGCTCTATTTCCGAGGCTATAAAAGAACACCCAGAATTGGTAAAAAAATACCTAGGAACTGTAGTGCCACAACGGGATAATTTTTATGCCGCTTTAAACAGCGCTGTTTTCAGTGATGGTTCTTTTTGCTACATACCAAAAGGAGTTCGTTGCCCAATGGAGCTTTCTACCTATTTCAGAATTAACCAAGCGGGCACGGGACAATTTGAAAGAACCCTGGTTATTGCAGATGAAGGAAGCTATGTAAGCTATTTGGAAGGCTGTACGGCTCCCAGCCGTGATGAAAATCAATTGCATGCCGCAGTGGTGGAATTGATCGCTCTGGACGATGCCGAAATAAAATATTCAACCGTACAAAACTGGTTTCCCGGAAATAAGGAAGGTAAGGGTGGTGTTTACAATTTTGTTACCAAAAGAGGCCTATGTGAAAAAAACGCAAAAATCTCTTGGACACAGGTGGAAACCGGAAGCGCAGTTACTTGGAAATACCCAAGTTGTGTGTTAAAGGGCGATAATTCTATAGGTGAATTTTATTCAATTGCCGTTACCAACAATTTTCAACAGGCAGATACGGGAACAAAAATGATACACATTGGCAAAAACACAAAAAGTACCATTATTTCCAAAGGCATATCAGCTGGAAAATCACAGAACAGCTATCGCGGATTGGTAAAGATTATGCCAAATGCAGACAATGCCCGCAATTTTTCCCAATGTGACTCATTGTTAATGGGCAACAGTTGTGGAGCACATACCTTTCCCTACATTGAGGCCAAAAACAAAACTGCCCAAATAGAACATGAGGCTACTACAAGTAAAATTGGTGAAGACCAAATTTTCTATTGCAACCAGCGTGGAATTGAAACCGAAAAGGCCATTGCTCTTATAGTAAATGGTTTCAGCAAGGAAGTGTTAAACAAACTCCCGATGGAGTTTGCTGTAGAGGCCCAGAAACTTTTAGAAATCAGTCTGGAAGGATCGGTTGGATAACAATTTATTGAGATATATAAAAATTTAAAAAACGGCTATATTTTATGAAAAAAATCATCTTGTTATTAGCGCTTTCACTATCAATTTTTTCCTGTAAAAATTCTGAGGAGAAAAAAGAGGAAACCCAAGAAGTTACAGTTGGTACAGTTGAAAAATCCAAAGCCTATAAAGGAGACTTTATCGATTCAAACGGAGTAATGGTGCTAATGGGCAATAATTTTATCTATGGCGTCAAGCGCAATTCGCTTTCAGAACAATTATCCAAACAAGTCGCTGCAATAAAGCAAAATGATATGGATATGGTAAATGTAATCGTACGTGGCAACGTTACGGAAAACACCGATAGCGAAAGTGAATGGGAAGAGATTATTACCATTACCGAAATAATGAATGTCGCCACTAAACCTTCAGATGAAGTAATTAAACTAAACGAAACAACAAAGAATAATTAAAATGCTAAAGATTAAAGATTTACACGCCGGGCTGGAAGGAAAGGATATACTGCAAGGTATTAATTTAGAAGTGAAAGCGGGTGAAGTACACGCAATAATGGGCCCCAACGGTTCTGGCAAGAGCACCTTGGCATCTGTTGTAGCCGGCAAAGAGGAATTTGATGTAACCAGAGGCTATATCACTTTTGAAAACGAAGATATATCTGAATTGGATCCAGAAGAGAGAGCTCATAAAGGAATCTTTCTATCCTTTCAATATCCTGTTGAAATTCCGGGTGTTTCAGTTACAAACTTTATAAAAACCGCAATCAACGAAACCCGCAAATCAAAAGGCCAAGAAGATATGCCAGCTTCTGAAATGCTGAAAATGATCAAGGAAAAGGCAGATATGCTGGAAATTGATAGAAAATTTCTTTCACGATCCTTAAACGAAGGTTTTTCCGGAGGAGAAAAGAAACGAAACGAAATCTTTCAAATGGCAATGATGGAACCCAAACTCGCCATTCTTGATGAAACTGATTCAGGATTGGATATTGACGCCCTTAAAATTGTGGCAAATGGTGTAAACAAATTGAAGAGCCAGGACAATGCAGTAATCGTCATCACCCACTATCAGCGCCTTTTGGATTATATAGTTCCAGATTTTGTACATGTACTAATGAACGGGAAAATAGTAAAATCCGGTAGCAAGCAACTTGCTTATGAACTTGAAGAGAAAGGCTACGACTGGATTAAAGAGGAATTGGTTTAACAATTGAATCCTAAATTCTGAATTGAAAAAAATGAGTTTTAAAGACAAATTATTATCATCATACATCGCCCTCGAAGACTATTTGGAGTTTGATTCGCCATTGCACGATGTGCGCAACAATGCTATTAAAATCTTTGAAGAAAAAGGGTTTCCAACGAAGAAAGATGAAGCGTGGAAATATACTTCGTTAAATTCCCTGCTGAAGCCTAATTATAGCATTTATTCAAACAAAGAGCGTAATGTTGAGCTAAAAAATGTTCGCAAGTATTTTCTGCACGAAATAGACACTTACAAGCTTGTTTTTGTGGATGGTGTATATAATTCCTTTCTTTCAGAAACGACGCACGATTCGCTTGATGTTTGCTTAATGTCCGCAGCCTTGAACAAAAGCAAGTACAAACCAATCATTGAAACCTATTTCAACAAAGCTGCTAAAAGCGACAGCCTAACTTCGCTCAATACTGCTTTCACAAAAGAAGGCGCTTACATTCATATTCCCGCTCACAAAGAAGTGGAAAAGCCCATTGAAATAATCAATTTTTCTACCGGAAATGAAGCCGCAATGTTTTTACAACCCCGCAATTTAATTGTGGTTGGCGAAAACGCCCACGTTCAAATAATAGAACGACACCAAAGCCTTTCCGGCAATGAAGTTCTCACCAATTCGGTTACAGAGATCTTTGCCGAAAAACGCGCTTACGTAGATTATTATAAAATTCAAAACGACGAAGCCACCGCCTCGTTAATTGATAACACCTATATTTCACAACAACGCGATACCGTTTGCCGCGTGCATACTTTCGCCTTTGGTGGAAAATTAGTGCGCAACAACCTCAACTTTTTCCAAAAAGGAGAACACTGTGATTCTACATTAAAAGGAATCACAATTCTGGAAGGCAAACAACATACAGACCACAACACATTGGTACACCACATTGCACCCAATTGTGAAAGCCACCAAGACTATAAAGGACTCTTTGCGGAAGCTTCCACAGGAGTTTTCAACGGTAAAATTATTGTTGAAAAAGATGCGCAAAAAATTGACGCCTTTCAGCAAAACAATAATATTTTGATTGACGATAAAGCAACGATCAACGCCAAACCTCAGCTGGAAATTTTTGCTGACGATGTAAAATGCTCGCACGGCTGTACCATTGGCCAATTTGATGAAGACGCACTATTCTACTTGCGCAGCCGCGGAATTGGGTTGAAAGAATCACGCGCTTTGTTGATGTATGCTTTTGCCAATACTGTGTTGGAAAGTGTAAAAATTCCAGAATTGAAGGTGCGAATCAACAAACTTATTGCCAATAAAATTGGGGTTAGTTTGGGGTTTGAGCTTTAAAAATGATTTCTTTTCATGAGCATTGATATCCAAAGAATCCGCAAAGATTTCCCCATACTTTCCCGAAAGGTAAACGGATATCCGCTGGTATATCTGGACAATGCCGCAACGTCGCAAAAACCGCAACAGGTTATTGATTGCATTGTGGATTATTACAGCAACTACAATGCAAATATCCATCGTGGCGTACATACCCTTTCACAGGAAGCGACAGACGCATACGAAGGAGCTAGAAGAAAAATCCAAAACCATTTTAATGCAAAACAAGCCTATGAAATCGTCTTTACAGCCGGGACCACCCACGGAATAAACCTGGTTGCAAATGGTTTTTCTGAAATTCTAAAAAAAGGCGATGAAATTCTAGTTTCGGCATTGGAGCACCACAGCAATATTGTGCCGTGGCAAATGCTTTGCGAAAAAACTGGAGCCATACTGAAAGTAATTCCGATGAATGAGGAAGGTATTTTGGTTTTTTCGGAATACGAAAAGTTGCTTACCACGAAAACAAAACTGGTTTTTGTAAACCATATTTCAAACGCCTTGGGAACCATAAATCCCATTGCTGAAATCATTGAAAAAGCCCATAAAGTGGGAGCTGCGGTGTTAATAGACGGGGCGCAATCCTGTTCGCATATAAAACCCGATCTTCAGAAACTGAATGTAGATTTTTACGTAACCTCAGCCCACAAAATGTGCGGCCCAACCGGTGTTGGCATCCTTTATATGAAAGAAGCATGGGGCAACAAATTGTCGCCGTATCAAGGTGGCGGCGAAATGATTACCGATGTAACTTTTGAGAAAACTACCTATGCCGCGCTTCCGCATAAATTTGAAGCGGGAACGCCCAATATTTGTGGCGGAATTGCTTTTGGAGCTGCAATTGATTATCTTAACGCAATTGGCTTTAACGCAATTGAAAAGTACGAAAACGAACTTTTAAAATACGCCACCCAAAAACTTTTAGAAATTGAAGGTTTAAAAATTTATGGCACCGGCCCTGCTAAAACCTCGGTTATTTCCTTCAATATTGAAGGGATACATCCGTATGATATTGGAACCATTGTGGACAAATTGGGCATTGCCGTACGCACAGGCCACCACTGCGCACAACCTATTATGGATTTTTATAAAATTCCGGGTACGGTGCGGGCTTCCTTTGCGTTTTACAATACTTTGGAAGAAGTGGACGCATTGGTAGCAGCGGTAAAAAAAGCTAAAATGATGTTAAGTTGAACCTTAACCTACGCTTAAAACTTGAACTTTGACATCTAACTTTTAAAACATATCATTATGAAAGCACTTGCCACAGTTTCAATTTTACTATTTGTAATAATTTTTACAGGTTGCGACGAAACAAAAAAAGTAATTGACGTAGCTGGAAGCGTTCAACTAACGGGCAGTTATACCGTAAATTCAATAAATGGAAAGAAACTGGAAAATACAAAGAATCCAACCTTTACACTTTCTGCAATAGATAATTCTTTTCGGGGAACAACAGGTTGCAATTCAGTTTTTGGGAATTACACAATTGATCTTTACAGCATTAATTTTGGCGATTTAGCAGTGAGCGAAAAGATGTGCATGGACAAAAATATAATGAACACGGAGAGAGATTTTTTGAATGCATTGAACAACACCGGAACATACGGTTTACAAAACGGAGTTTTAACCCTTTATTCCAAAACAGATCGAAGTGTACTTTTAAGTGCAACCAAAGATTCAAATGAATAAAATTTTATGACGATTGAAGCAATACAGGAAGAATTAATTGACGAGTTTTCAATGTTTGAAGACTGGATGCAGCGCTATGAATATATGATAGACCTCGGCAAGTCGCTTCCATTAATTGATGAAAATTTAAAGACCGAAGATAAATTGATAAAAGGCTGCCAAAGCAAAGTGTGGCTCAATTCTGAAATGAGGGACGGCAAAGTTATTTTCACCGCAGATAGTGACGCCATAATCACCAAAGGTATTATCGCGGTTTTGATTCGCGTTTTTTCCCATCAAAAACCACAGGCTATCTTAGATGCAAATACAGATTTTATTGATGAAATAGGGCTAAAGGAACACCTCTCGCCCACCCGTGCAAACGGCCTGGTGTCGATGATAAAGCAAATGAAAATGTATGCCTTGGCATATCAAACACAACTTAATAATTAAAGTAATGGAAACAGAAATAGACATGACCGAGTTGGGCGAAAAAATAGTTACAGTCCTTAAAACCATTTACGATCCCGAAATACCTGTAGATATCTATGAGCTTGGACTTATTTATGACGTTTTCATTAATGAAGACCGCGAGGTAAAAATATTGATGACGCTCACTACACCAAACTGTCCCGTAGCAGAAAGCTTGCCCCTGGAAGTTGAGGAAAAAGTAAAATCCATGAAAATGATTAAAGATGCAGAAGTAGAAATTACTTTTGATCCCCCATGGAGCCAAGACTTAATGAGCGAAGAAGCCAAGCTGGAACTTGGGATGCTTTGAAAAAGGCTGTAGGCTTTAGGCAAAATAAAACCTCATAATACTAATAACTTTTCAAAGTGTCTGAAGAAATAATAAATCGCGTAGCGAACAGCAAGCTTGTAACCTTTGATCTTGAGGAAATTTATCCCAAAGGAGAAAGGGTTTCGTTTGATATTTCACAATGGTTGCTGGAAGGTATGGTGCTTCGTGAAAATAGTTTTCGGGAAGAGGCCGCTCAACACGATTGGAGCCAATATGACAATAAATACGTTGCTCTATTTTGCAGCACAGATGCAATCGTTCCCGGATGGGCTTACTTGTTATTATCACTTCATTTGGCGCCTTTTGCCAAAAAAATTACCGTTGGCACTTGGGAAGAACTGGAGAGCATTCTTTTTGCGGAAGTACTTCAAAACTTGGATATTTCAGAATATAAAGACAAGCCTGTAATAATTAAAGGTTGCGCCCATAAACCTATTCCGCAGAACGCCTATGTTCTTTTGGCGCAAAAATTACAACCGATTGCCAAAAGTATTATGTATGGAGAAGCATGTTCTTCAGTTCCACTTTTCAAGAAAAGCAAGAACCGTTAAAATTTTCTATCAAAATATTTAATAAAGAGTAAGTACTTTTGCAAAAACAAAACCTTTTATA
The Aequorivita iocasae genome window above contains:
- the sufD gene encoding Fe-S cluster assembly protein SufD, with amino-acid sequence MSFKDKLLSSYIALEDYLEFDSPLHDVRNNAIKIFEEKGFPTKKDEAWKYTSLNSLLKPNYSIYSNKERNVELKNVRKYFLHEIDTYKLVFVDGVYNSFLSETTHDSLDVCLMSAALNKSKYKPIIETYFNKAAKSDSLTSLNTAFTKEGAYIHIPAHKEVEKPIEIINFSTGNEAAMFLQPRNLIVVGENAHVQIIERHQSLSGNEVLTNSVTEIFAEKRAYVDYYKIQNDEATASLIDNTYISQQRDTVCRVHTFAFGGKLVRNNLNFFQKGEHCDSTLKGITILEGKQHTDHNTLVHHIAPNCESHQDYKGLFAEASTGVFNGKIIVEKDAQKIDAFQQNNNILIDDKATINAKPQLEIFADDVKCSHGCTIGQFDEDALFYLRSRGIGLKESRALLMYAFANTVLESVKIPELKVRINKLIANKIGVSLGFEL
- a CDS encoding META domain-containing protein, with the protein product MKALATVSILLFVIIFTGCDETKKVIDVAGSVQLTGSYTVNSINGKKLENTKNPTFTLSAIDNSFRGTTGCNSVFGNYTIDLYSINFGDLAVSEKMCMDKNIMNTERDFLNALNNTGTYGLQNGVLTLYSKTDRSVLLSATKDSNE
- a CDS encoding HesB/IscA family protein, translating into MVKISESAKTKIAQLMAEEGFNIAEDFVRVGVKSGGCSGLSYELKFDHNLGENDKLFEEDQVKIAIDKKSFLYLVGTTLEYSGGLNGKGFVFNNPNANRTCGCGESFSL
- the sufC gene encoding Fe-S cluster assembly ATPase SufC, whose product is MLKIKDLHAGLEGKDILQGINLEVKAGEVHAIMGPNGSGKSTLASVVAGKEEFDVTRGYITFENEDISELDPEERAHKGIFLSFQYPVEIPGVSVTNFIKTAINETRKSKGQEDMPASEMLKMIKEKADMLEIDRKFLSRSLNEGFSGGEKKRNEIFQMAMMEPKLAILDETDSGLDIDALKIVANGVNKLKSQDNAVIVITHYQRLLDYIVPDFVHVLMNGKIVKSGSKQLAYELEEKGYDWIKEELV
- a CDS encoding MbnP family protein, which produces MKKLALLLILAFIAFGCSNNDDDSSPEVLGCTDPNSLNYNPDATKDDDSCVYEKNVTFAFTQNWAGTPVTAADFNSSVYQNQAGNYLSISKLRYLISRISLHKADGTTVDFLEYNLVDLTDPSTLTLSPALNVITGDYTGISFIYGFNQADNMSGAYPDLNAANWNWPSMLGGGYHFMQMEGSFDDAAGAPQPYAYHHGTARVSEGVFEQNFIAFEFDQNFTITDDATIEIKMDISEWYKNPLTWDLNDRSVDLMMNYLAQKDMQRNGATVFSIGEITQ
- a CDS encoding aminotransferase class V-fold PLP-dependent enzyme, with product MSIDIQRIRKDFPILSRKVNGYPLVYLDNAATSQKPQQVIDCIVDYYSNYNANIHRGVHTLSQEATDAYEGARRKIQNHFNAKQAYEIVFTAGTTHGINLVANGFSEILKKGDEILVSALEHHSNIVPWQMLCEKTGAILKVIPMNEEGILVFSEYEKLLTTKTKLVFVNHISNALGTINPIAEIIEKAHKVGAAVLIDGAQSCSHIKPDLQKLNVDFYVTSAHKMCGPTGVGILYMKEAWGNKLSPYQGGGEMITDVTFEKTTYAALPHKFEAGTPNICGGIAFGAAIDYLNAIGFNAIEKYENELLKYATQKLLEIEGLKIYGTGPAKTSVISFNIEGIHPYDIGTIVDKLGIAVRTGHHCAQPIMDFYKIPGTVRASFAFYNTLEEVDALVAAVKKAKMMLS
- a CDS encoding cytochrome-c peroxidase is translated as MKERSMQMFRLIFGLLALSLVTACSSDPDPVEPSEDYTPTPKPLTVPPIFERLLPPPTIPADNPQTVEGIALGKKLFFDPILSGDGTQACASCHKPANSFTDDLQFSVGIDGIEGTRNSMPLFNMAWNGNEKFFWDGRATSIEAQALEPVTNPIEMHNTWENAVASLQGHATYPELFYKAFGTRNITKELTAKAIAQFERTLISANSPFDKYLQGEGTLTPQELNGFQIFMDETRGDCFHCHGNENSPLWTDNIFHNNGLDAIITDKGLGNVTGDPSQDGWFKSPSLRNLAYTAPYMHDGRFATLDEVINHYSEGLVYSPTIDPLMKAVSRGGVQLSESEKADLKAFLLSLSDPSFINNPDFQDPN
- the sufB gene encoding Fe-S cluster assembly protein SufB; translated protein: MSKYTEDDLKKELETKEYEYGFYTDIESDTFPVGLNEEIVRAISKKKEEPEWMTEWRLESFRYWQEMVEPDWANVHYEKPNFQNISYYSAPNKKPKYNSIDEVDPELLDTFKRLGISLDEQKKLAGVAVDIVMDSVSVTTTFKKTLAEKGIIFCSISEAIKEHPELVKKYLGTVVPQRDNFYAALNSAVFSDGSFCYIPKGVRCPMELSTYFRINQAGTGQFERTLVIADEGSYVSYLEGCTAPSRDENQLHAAVVELIALDDAEIKYSTVQNWFPGNKEGKGGVYNFVTKRGLCEKNAKISWTQVETGSAVTWKYPSCVLKGDNSIGEFYSIAVTNNFQQADTGTKMIHIGKNTKSTIISKGISAGKSQNSYRGLVKIMPNADNARNFSQCDSLLMGNSCGAHTFPYIEAKNKTAQIEHEATTSKIGEDQIFYCNQRGIETEKAIALIVNGFSKEVLNKLPMEFAVEAQKLLEISLEGSVG
- a CDS encoding choice-of-anchor B family protein; translation: MKRLLPLLAVLLSAITFAQTPCQNGNAGPYPCNGLDLQSRIGLNVFGTDRGNDSWGWTDPQDGKEYALMGLGNGTAFVDITDPVNPIYLGKLPTHTDPSTWRDIKVYNNYAFIVSEASGHGIQVFDLTRLRNVSNAPETFTEDAHYNGFGHCHNLVINEETGYAYGVGTSSFSGGPHFVNIQDPLNPVAAGGFSGDNYCHDAQVVIYNGPDTDYTGREIFFGSNEDRVSIVDVTNKSNPIGISNGFYSSVDYTHQGWLTEDQRYFIIGDELDESAFGFNTRTIIFDVTDLDNPVVHFEYEADNEAIDHNGYVKGDEFYLASYRAGLRVFDISNIGGEEMVETKFFDTYPNNNSTNFDGAWSVYPYFASGNIVISDIDRGLFIVRDSSLGVNENATSNFAIYPNPAKDIVNITSKTELINQVEIFNMLGQKVLDLSFDQNLSENVDVSNLQAGMYVMKVNASTTKRLLID